The following is a genomic window from Synergistaceae bacterium.
CTTCCCGTTTGATAATACATAAATTCTATCAGCGATGGCCATAATTTCTTTAAGCTCCGACGATATGACAATTATTGAGAGTCCCCGCTCTGAAAATTCGTGAATAATCTCGAAAACTTCAGTCTTTGCGCCGATGTCAATACCTCGTGAGGGCTCATCCATTAATAAAATTTCGGGTTTAGTCATGAGTCCTTTTGCGATTACAATTTTTTGCTGATTGCCCCCTGATAGTGAAAGAATCGGCAGTGTTTTATCAGCAACTTTTATGTGAAGTTCTCTAATTTCGCCGTCAACTGCTGCGCCCTCTGCTGTATAATCCATGAGTCCGAATCTCGCAAAATCATTCAGTGACGCAAGAGAAGCATTCTTACAAATATCAAGACTTTGAACGAGTCCCTGCCGCTGTCTATCTTCAGGTACAATAGCAAATCCCGCCTTTAACTGATCTGCAATAGTGCCGACTTTCATTTTATGACCGTTATAAAAAATTTCTCCGCTGTGTTCGGGACGCATACCCATTAAGCACTCAAATAATTCGCTCCTGCCTGCACCGAGAAGCCCATAAATGCCGAGCACTTCACCTTTTTTGAGGTACATATTTACATTATCGAGCAGCCACCCGCCGCCAGTCTTAGGCAAATATAGATTCTTGACTTCTAAAATTTTTCCGGACTTCTCTAAATCTATAGAGCGTTTGAATCTATGATACTGGGTATTCTTGCCGACCATATTCTCTACTATCCATTCAAGTTTTATATCTTTAATATCTGCGTCGGCTACATACTTCCCATCGCGCAAAATTGTAACGTGATCGCCGATTTCCATAATTTCTTCGAGCCTGTGAGAAATATATACAATAGAGATTCCCTGTTCGAGTAATTCACGCATAATCTTGAATAAAACTTTTACTTCTGCGGCAGATAATGAGCTTGTCGGCTCGTCCATAATTAGGACTCGTAGATCACTGCTCACTAAATTTCTTGCGATTTCTACCATTTGCTGCTGGCCGACTCTTAAATCTCCGACTAAAGTATTAGGGTCAATTTCGTGCTCAAGACGCTTTAAAACTTTTTTAGCGCCCTCAATATGAGCAGAGTCATTTAACAGCCCGAAATTTGTACGCTCGTGATTCATGAAAATATTTTGATAGACTGTTAAATTTGGAAATAGGCTTAATTCCTGATGTATGATTCCGATTCCCTTTGCTTTAGCGTCGTTAATGTCCCTGAAAAAAACTTCTTGGCCGTCCATGTACATTTTACCGGCTGAAGGCTGCTCAATTCCGGCTATCATCTTCATTAGGGTTGACTTCCCTGCGCCGTTCTCACCGATTAAGACATTTACTTTTGCCTTGAGTAAATCAAACGAGACTCCATCAAGAGCCTTAGTGCCGGGATAAATTTTATCAATTTTTTCACAGTGTAATACGATATTGGGATCATCGAACATGATAAAATCTCCTCTCTGTTACTCGATTATAATAGAGACGGGCGTAATATTTACCTGATTCCCTGATGAGACAGCCGCGCCGGTTATTGTTATAGTTTTGCCCTTGATTGAG
Proteins encoded in this region:
- a CDS encoding sugar ABC transporter ATP-binding protein gives rise to the protein MFDDPNIVLHCEKIDKIYPGTKALDGVSFDLLKAKVNVLIGENGAGKSTLMKMIAGIEQPSAGKMYMDGQEVFFRDINDAKAKGIGIIHQELSLFPNLTVYQNIFMNHERTNFGLLNDSAHIEGAKKVLKRLEHEIDPNTLVGDLRVGQQQMVEIARNLVSSDLRVLIMDEPTSSLSAAEVKVLFKIMRELLEQGISIVYISHRLEEIMEIGDHVTILRDGKYVADADIKDIKLEWIVENMVGKNTQYHRFKRSIDLEKSGKILEVKNLYLPKTGGGWLLDNVNMYLKKGEVLGIYGLLGAGRSELFECLMGMRPEHSGEIFYNGHKMKVGTIADQLKAGFAIVPEDRQRQGLVQSLDICKNASLASLNDFARFGLMDYTAEGAAVDGEIRELHIKVADKTLPILSLSGGNQQKIVIAKGLMTKPEILLMDEPSRGIDIGAKTEVFEIIHEFSERGLSIIVISSELKEIMAIADRIYVLSNGKCTAELKGADITEDNLVRASYAGLGTGKTQAA